The DNA segment CGATGGCAAGACCGACAAGCCCACGCGGACGCGTGTCGGTGAGAATAAAGATGGCCGAAAAGTCCGGATAGCCGTCAAGTCCGGGACGGTGCTGGACAGTTAGGGCCCTTAGCGTGCGTGATGAGGGATGGCTGAGTACGTCCCGAACCTTCAGAAGCGTTACATCGAGCGTGTGGTGCCGGCCCTTAGCAAGGAATTTGGCTTCAGCAACCTGTGGCAGGTGCCACGACTTCGGCGTGTGGTGTGCAACATGGGCTTGGGAGAGGCTGTGCAGACTCCCAAGACCATTGAGAGCGGAATCCAGGAGCTCGCCACCATCAGCGGTCAGAAGCCGGTGGTTACACGGGCCAAGAAGTCGATCGCCGGTTTCAAGCTGCGCGAAGGCGCGCCCATTGGGGTCATGGTGACGTTGCGCGGGCACCGCATGTGGGAATTCCTTGAACGTCTGGTCTTTATAGCCCTGCCGCGTGTGCGCGATTTCCGCGGCGTGAGCCCAAAGGCGTTCGATGGTCGGGGCAACTACACGTTGGGCGTGCGCGAGCAGATCATCTTTCCAGAGATCGACTACGACAAGATCGAGAAGATCAAGGGACTCAGCGTTACGTTCGTGACAACAGCACGGACGGACGAGCATGGCCGTGCGCTGCTCGCGAAGCTTGGAATGCCCTTTAGAAAGTAGGCCAGGAGAAACGGATGGCACGTGCCCAGGCTTTTGCCAAGATGAAGAAACGCCCGAAGTTTTCGGTTCGGCAGCGCAACCGCTGCAAGGTGTGCGGCCGGCCTCGGGGCTACTACCGCAAGTTCGAGCTCTGTCGCATCTGCCTGCGCCGGCTGGCGCTGCAGGGTGAGATACCGGGCGTAACCAAGTCGAGCT comes from the Pseudomonadota bacterium genome and includes:
- the rplE gene encoding 50S ribosomal protein L5, which encodes MAEYVPNLQKRYIERVVPALSKEFGFSNLWQVPRLRRVVCNMGLGEAVQTPKTIESGIQELATISGQKPVVTRAKKSIAGFKLREGAPIGVMVTLRGHRMWEFLERLVFIALPRVRDFRGVSPKAFDGRGNYTLGVREQIIFPEIDYDKIEKIKGLSVTFVTTARTDEHGRALLAKLGMPFRK
- a CDS encoding type Z 30S ribosomal protein S14 — protein: MARAQAFAKMKKRPKFSVRQRNRCKVCGRPRGYYRKFELCRICLRRLALQGEIPGVTKSSW